A window of the Bacteroides thetaiotaomicron VPI-5482 genome harbors these coding sequences:
- a CDS encoding YebC/PmpR family DNA-binding transcriptional regulator produces MGRAFEYRKAAKLKRWGHMAKTFTRLGKQIAIAVKAGGPEPENNPTLRSVIATCKRENMPKDNIERAIKNAMGKDQSDYKSMTYEGYGPHGIAVFVDTLTDNTTRTVADVRSVFNKFGGNLGTMGSLAFLFDHKCMFTFKIKDGMDMEELILDLIDYDVEDEYEQDDEEGTITIYGDPKSYAAIQKHLEECGFEDVGGDFTYIPNDLKEVTPEQRETLDKMIERLEEFDDVQTVYTNMKPEEGGNEE; encoded by the coding sequence ATGGGAAGAGCATTTGAATATAGAAAAGCCGCAAAGCTGAAAAGATGGGGCCACATGGCTAAAACATTTACAAGACTGGGTAAACAGATCGCTATTGCCGTGAAGGCGGGTGGTCCGGAACCGGAAAATAACCCGACACTGCGTTCGGTCATCGCTACTTGTAAGCGTGAGAATATGCCGAAGGACAATATCGAACGTGCGATTAAGAATGCAATGGGTAAGGACCAGAGCGACTACAAGAGCATGACTTACGAAGGATACGGTCCTCACGGAATTGCTGTCTTTGTAGATACGCTGACTGATAATACGACTCGTACGGTAGCCGATGTACGCTCTGTATTCAATAAATTTGGTGGTAACCTCGGAACAATGGGATCATTGGCTTTCCTTTTCGACCATAAATGTATGTTCACTTTCAAGATAAAGGACGGCATGGATATGGAAGAACTGATCCTTGATCTGATTGATTACGACGTAGAAGATGAGTACGAACAGGATGACGAAGAAGGAACAATCACTATCTACGGTGATCCTAAGAGCTATGCCGCTATTCAGAAACATCTTGAAGAGTGTGGCTTCGAGGATGTCGGCGGTGATTTTACTTATATCCCGAACGATCTGAAAGAGGTAACCCCGGAACAACGCGAAACTTTAGATAAGATGATAGAACGTCTTGAAGAATTTGATGA